Proteins encoded in a region of the Gallalistipes aquisgranensis genome:
- a CDS encoding exo-alpha-sialidase — protein sequence MNTRDKLTCCWALLMTVTVLSCSGTKPEDFRPEGNSPSDTSSVRPEIVMTISGGNPQYKVVEIDQDPLYTDRAYVVGRNLPARFRGWHMATSPVKVRAGGKMRLDAPGRIYVMTRLNRGPIMDIEGWTIETPDNPDDPDIIRESTETGDPLVIWSRKVRAGQEIDIPQPSDTYFGGFIPIAPSIRLEGAPTVFVRGELLDIRSVAEGKEIYPQHTKLLFADIPAEITGMWYATSLKELRGVKEVACDQPATLLVAVNRTDDIAGWNPTGNTLNIGGRDYGIYSRRYDTPYEWILVPEGDSGQGSPLVFGSAIQVYDPPSVPGTVIAKAARLKTDKVTNPNLVILPDGSYLSSAYGLLGGRGPAFYHSTDRGLTWNPIHGNDNATINFDKVFLVGKVLYQLGTDFSAGNNIVIRKSVDNGVSWSPFFTLFSGENFLAAPTPVTIHDGRVWHAFNTAPVGLKKGTFIISAPVDSDLTDASNWTRSNTITWVYEWQPDSFANWEEGNAIVGPDNRMVIVSRIDESNFVKPLHDRAAIIRVSDPSTIAFDPVNDIVDFPGGGKKFTIGFDSVSKKYWALVNPTLPEDKGKKHSGIYAKGISAGLQRNRLALISSSDLRNWTTEHILISSNNPFFHGFQYLDWVFDGDDIIAVVRTAFEEERGLPVRQHDANMLTFLRVKNFRAAATFNPTIEIRTEGLD from the coding sequence ATGAATACTAGAGATAAATTGACCTGTTGCTGGGCTTTGCTTATGACGGTAACCGTTCTGAGTTGCAGCGGAACCAAGCCGGAGGACTTCCGGCCGGAAGGCAATTCTCCTTCCGACACTTCGTCAGTCCGGCCGGAAATTGTGATGACCATATCAGGTGGCAATCCACAATATAAAGTTGTAGAGATCGACCAAGACCCGCTTTATACGGATCGTGCATATGTCGTCGGCCGTAATTTGCCTGCCCGTTTTAGGGGGTGGCATATGGCTACTTCTCCGGTAAAAGTGAGGGCTGGAGGTAAAATGAGGCTTGATGCGCCCGGCCGAATCTATGTCATGACCCGCCTCAATCGAGGTCCGATCATGGATATTGAAGGGTGGACTATCGAAACACCCGACAATCCGGACGATCCGGACATCATCCGTGAAAGTACCGAAACGGGCGATCCTCTGGTCATCTGGTCGCGGAAAGTACGGGCCGGTCAGGAGATAGATATTCCTCAGCCGTCCGATACCTATTTTGGCGGTTTTATTCCCATTGCTCCCTCGATCCGATTGGAGGGTGCACCGACCGTTTTCGTTCGAGGGGAATTGCTCGACATTCGGTCCGTCGCTGAGGGGAAAGAGATATATCCTCAGCATACGAAGTTGCTATTTGCAGACATTCCTGCGGAGATAACCGGTATGTGGTATGCCACGTCCCTGAAAGAATTGCGCGGGGTGAAAGAGGTTGCCTGCGATCAGCCTGCCACTCTGCTGGTCGCGGTCAACCGGACGGATGACATTGCCGGCTGGAACCCGACCGGGAATACGCTAAACATCGGCGGTCGGGATTATGGCATTTACAGCCGTCGATATGATACGCCTTATGAATGGATTCTCGTACCGGAAGGGGATTCCGGGCAGGGTTCTCCGCTTGTATTCGGATCGGCGATACAGGTGTACGATCCACCCTCTGTCCCAGGGACAGTCATTGCCAAAGCCGCCCGGCTCAAAACGGATAAGGTGACCAATCCCAATCTGGTGATACTTCCCGACGGAAGTTATCTCTCTTCGGCCTATGGATTGCTCGGTGGAAGGGGGCCTGCCTTTTATCACTCCACGGACCGCGGATTGACTTGGAATCCGATCCATGGTAACGACAACGCGACGATCAATTTCGATAAGGTATTTCTTGTGGGAAAGGTATTGTATCAGTTGGGAACGGATTTTTCGGCCGGAAACAACATCGTAATTCGCAAGTCAGTTGATAATGGGGTGAGTTGGAGTCCGTTTTTTACACTGTTCTCAGGCGAGAACTTCCTGGCGGCCCCTACCCCGGTTACGATTCATGATGGAAGAGTCTGGCATGCATTCAATACGGCTCCGGTCGGATTAAAAAAAGGTACATTTATAATATCGGCTCCCGTAGATTCTGATCTGACGGATGCCTCCAACTGGACCCGGTCAAATACCATTACGTGGGTTTACGAATGGCAGCCCGATTCGTTTGCCAATTGGGAAGAGGGTAATGCCATTGTAGGACCGGACAACCGGATGGTGATCGTCAGCCGTATTGACGAAAGCAATTTTGTTAAACCCCTGCATGATCGTGCGGCGATCATCCGAGTATCAGATCCTTCGACGATCGCTTTCGATCCCGTGAATGATATCGTTGACTTTCCGGGTGGAGGTAAAAAGTTTACGATTGGCTTTGATTCCGTGAGTAAAAAATATTGGGCTTTAGTCAATCCCACTTTGCCCGAGGATAAAGGGAAAAAACATTCCGGTATCTATGCAAAGGGAATCAGTGCCGGCCTGCAACGTAACCGACTCGCCCTGATCTCATCGTCCGATTTGCGGAACTGGACCACGGAACATATACTTATCTCCAGTAACAATCCGTTTTTTCATGGATTCCAGTATCTGGATTGGGTTTTTGACGGAGACGATATCATTGCCGTCGTTCGAACTGCATTCGAAGAGGAACGGGGTTTGCCCGTGCGTCAACACGATGCCAACATGTTGACTTTTCTCCGGGTGAAAAACTTTCGGGCGGCGGCAACGTTCAATCCTACAATCGAAATAAGGACAGAAGGACTCGACTGA
- a CDS encoding FAD-dependent oxidoreductase, protein MKHVIIGGVAGGATAAARIRRADEGAEIVLFEKGKYISYANCGLPYYIGGTIAEREKLFVQTPASFGGRFNVDVRVENEVIGIDIAAKSVEVRCADGSTYTERYDKLLLSPGASPVRPSLRGIEMEGIFTLRNVDDTDRIKNYVTSRRIESAVVVGAGFIGLEMAENLHHAGAQVSVVEMGNQVMAPVDFSIASHVHQHLLQKGVRLYLEQSVERFEKQGGKIEVFFKSGESVVTDIVILSIGVRPETALAKAAGLRIGETGGIWVDDYLQTSASDVYAVGDAIEFPHPLTGKPWLNYLANPANRQGRIVADNMVFGNTIRYEGAIGTSIAKVFDMTVASTGLAAKRLKQFGISYASSTTHSASHASYYPDALPLTIKLTFDPVSGKLYGAQCVGYDGVDKRIDQIALLIKRGGTVYDLQQVEHTYAPPFSSAKDPIAIAGYVAGNVISGAMPVTTWRQVAGMDRSEALFLDVRTREEFAFGSIPDAMNIPLDELRGRIDELPRDKDIHLYCAIGLRGYLALKILMGCGFTRVTNLSGGYKTYATATAPIVSAMASASSCCTADVDTQRVNTKCAGGQVKTVKIDACGLQCPGPVMKIKQAIDSISEGERIEMVATDAGFSRDAQAWCNTTGNRLISNSESKGKYTVVIEKGSPKACEKAAPGGGKAKTLIMFSDDLDKALATFVLANGAAATGQKVSIFFTFWGLNVIKKTVKPKVKKDFFGRMFSLMLPSSSLRLHLSKMSMLGVGDRMMRHIMKHKGIDSLESLRQQAVDNGVEFIACQMSMDVMGVQREELLDNVTVGGVATYMERAEEANVNLFV, encoded by the coding sequence ATGAAACACGTTATCATCGGAGGCGTCGCAGGCGGCGCAACGGCTGCGGCCCGGATTCGCCGGGCAGACGAAGGGGCTGAGATTGTCCTGTTCGAAAAGGGAAAATATATCTCGTACGCCAACTGCGGGCTGCCGTACTATATAGGCGGTACGATCGCCGAACGGGAAAAGCTTTTCGTGCAAACCCCCGCTTCGTTCGGCGGACGGTTCAATGTCGACGTGCGGGTGGAGAACGAAGTCATCGGCATAGACATCGCCGCCAAAAGCGTCGAGGTACGCTGCGCGGACGGATCGACTTACACCGAACGCTACGACAAACTGCTGCTTTCGCCGGGAGCGTCGCCCGTGCGTCCGTCGCTGAGAGGTATCGAGATGGAAGGTATCTTCACGCTGCGTAATGTGGATGACACCGATCGCATAAAGAATTACGTGACCTCGCGCCGCATAGAGAGTGCTGTGGTTGTTGGTGCCGGATTTATCGGATTGGAGATGGCCGAAAACCTGCATCACGCGGGTGCACAGGTCTCCGTGGTGGAGATGGGCAACCAGGTGATGGCTCCGGTGGATTTTTCGATCGCTTCGCACGTACACCAACATCTGTTGCAGAAGGGTGTGCGTCTCTATCTGGAGCAGAGTGTCGAGCGGTTCGAAAAGCAGGGCGGCAAAATAGAGGTATTCTTCAAAAGCGGAGAAAGTGTCGTGACCGATATCGTTATCCTGTCGATCGGTGTGCGTCCCGAAACTGCGCTGGCTAAAGCGGCCGGGCTCAGAATCGGCGAGACGGGCGGCATCTGGGTGGACGATTATTTACAGACCTCGGCGTCCGATGTCTATGCCGTGGGCGACGCCATCGAATTTCCGCATCCGCTGACGGGCAAGCCATGGCTCAATTACCTGGCCAATCCGGCTAATCGTCAGGGTCGTATCGTGGCCGACAACATGGTGTTCGGTAACACGATCCGGTACGAGGGGGCGATCGGAACCTCGATCGCCAAGGTATTCGATATGACAGTGGCCTCGACCGGGTTGGCAGCCAAACGCCTCAAGCAGTTCGGCATTTCCTATGCCAGTTCCACGACCCACTCGGCTTCGCACGCAAGCTACTATCCCGACGCGCTGCCACTCACGATAAAACTCACGTTCGACCCGGTGAGCGGCAAGCTCTACGGCGCACAGTGTGTAGGCTATGACGGGGTGGACAAGCGTATCGACCAGATCGCACTGCTCATTAAGCGCGGCGGGACGGTGTACGATCTTCAGCAGGTGGAACACACCTATGCCCCGCCCTTTTCCTCGGCCAAGGACCCGATCGCTATTGCAGGCTATGTGGCTGGCAACGTCATAAGCGGAGCGATGCCGGTGACGACATGGCGGCAGGTTGCAGGAATGGATCGTAGCGAGGCCTTGTTTCTGGATGTTCGCACACGCGAAGAGTTCGCCTTCGGGTCGATTCCCGATGCGATGAACATTCCGCTCGACGAGCTGCGCGGGAGAATCGACGAACTGCCGCGCGACAAGGACATCCATCTTTACTGCGCAATCGGATTGAGGGGCTATCTGGCGCTCAAGATTCTGATGGGGTGCGGGTTCACGCGCGTTACGAATCTGTCAGGCGGTTACAAGACCTATGCCACGGCGACCGCTCCGATCGTAAGTGCAATGGCTTCCGCCAGTTCCTGCTGCACAGCAGACGTGGACACACAGCGCGTGAATACGAAGTGTGCGGGCGGACAGGTCAAGACGGTGAAGATCGACGCCTGCGGATTGCAGTGTCCCGGGCCGGTGATGAAGATCAAACAGGCGATCGACTCGATTTCGGAGGGAGAACGTATCGAGATGGTGGCCACTGACGCGGGTTTCTCGCGCGACGCGCAGGCTTGGTGCAACACGACCGGAAACCGGCTGATCTCCAATTCGGAATCGAAAGGTAAATATACGGTGGTCATAGAGAAAGGTTCGCCCAAGGCGTGCGAAAAGGCGGCTCCGGGCGGCGGAAAGGCCAAGACGCTCATCATGTTCAGCGACGACCTGGATAAGGCGCTGGCGACATTCGTACTGGCTAACGGAGCGGCAGCTACGGGTCAGAAGGTGTCGATATTCTTTACGTTTTGGGGCCTGAACGTCATTAAGAAGACGGTGAAGCCGAAGGTGAAGAAGGACTTTTTCGGGCGGATGTTCTCCCTGATGCTACCTTCGTCGTCGCTCCGCCTGCACCTTTCGAAGATGAGTATGCTGGGCGTAGGAGACCGCATGATGCGCCATATCATGAAACACAAGGGCATCGACTCGCTCGAATCGTTGCGCCAGCAGGCTGTCGACAACGGTGTGGAGTTTATCGCCTGCCAGATGTCGATGGACGTGATGGGCGTGCAGCGCGAAGAGCTGCTTGACAATGTGACCGTAGGCGGTGTTGCGACCTATATGGAGCGAGCCGAAGAGGCGAACGTAAACCTCTTTGTATAG
- the trxA gene encoding thioredoxin: MHSEEITACSNAQTNHNDKNEKNMTTIELTKADFLKKVADYETNPTEWKYLGDKPALIDFYASWCGPCKMVAPILEELAAEYGDSVAIYKVNTEKEPELSVAFGIRSIPSLLFVPMDGLPQMARGAMSKADFRQAIDEILLHKK; the protein is encoded by the coding sequence ATGCACTCTGAAGAAATTACGGCCTGTAGCAACGCACAAACGAATCATAACGATAAAAACGAAAAGAATATGACAACGATCGAACTGACTAAGGCGGATTTTCTGAAGAAAGTCGCTGATTACGAAACTAACCCGACCGAGTGGAAATACCTCGGCGATAAACCGGCGCTGATTGACTTTTACGCTTCGTGGTGCGGCCCCTGCAAAATGGTGGCTCCGATCCTCGAAGAACTGGCTGCCGAGTACGGCGACAGCGTAGCGATCTACAAGGTGAACACCGAGAAGGAACCGGAGTTGTCCGTTGCGTTCGGCATCCGTTCGATTCCCTCGCTGCTGTTTGTCCCGATGGACGGGCTGCCCCAGATGGCACGCGGCGCGATGAGTAAGGCCGATTTCCGGCAGGCGATCGACGAAATATTGCTCCATAAGAAGTAG
- a CDS encoding 4Fe-4S binding protein: MCPVGAISQEGYGLPQIDPDLCVECGKCVRICGMRAVYKKDEDHGKTV; this comes from the coding sequence ATGTGCCCCGTCGGGGCGATCTCGCAGGAGGGGTACGGACTTCCGCAGATCGATCCCGATCTATGTGTAGAGTGTGGCAAATGTGTGAGGATATGCGGTATGCGGGCGGTTTATAAAAAAGACGAAGATCATGGAAAAACTGTGTAA
- a CDS encoding MarR family transcriptional regulator: protein MEKLCKIRDIQRAVNRFEQDFERKYGICLNEGMVLCSLLKVDSLSAGELGELLGLSPSNASKVIRSVEVKGFIERILGDKDRRQMYFSLTERGKELILSLKCDEMEIPPLLDGLL from the coding sequence ATGGAAAAACTGTGTAAGATTCGGGACATCCAGCGGGCGGTCAACCGTTTCGAGCAGGATTTCGAACGCAAATACGGAATCTGCCTGAACGAAGGCATGGTACTGTGTTCTCTGCTTAAAGTGGATAGCCTGTCGGCAGGAGAACTCGGCGAACTGCTCGGATTGAGTCCGTCGAATGCTTCGAAAGTGATCCGTTCTGTAGAGGTCAAAGGATTTATCGAGCGAATTTTAGGCGACAAGGACAGGCGGCAGATGTATTTCTCACTGACGGAACGAGGCAAGGAACTGATCTTGTCTTTGAAATGCGACGAGATGGAAATACCGCCGCTGTTGGACGGACTTCTGTAA
- a CDS encoding pirin family protein, producing MKKRTVELVMAPPETHWVGDGFRVHNFIPGGYHLEMERMTPFILLDYNSKYTFEPSERPLGVGVHPHRGFETVTIAYKGRVEHHDSHGGGGIIGEGDVQWMTAAGGVLHKEYHEKEWSRQGGEFQMVQLWVNLPAADKMSQPKYQAITNAMMGKVQLADGKGTVEVIAGEYDGVCGPASTFTPIHLYNLRLKRGGKVGLSFPAEYNTGLLVIEGSVRVNGEEAPTDHFVLMDNDGEAFEVEAGEDAVVLVLSGEPIREPIAVHGPFVMNTREELIQAFDDFNRGRFGHLED from the coding sequence ATGAAAAAGAGAACGGTAGAACTGGTTATGGCGCCGCCCGAAACACATTGGGTCGGCGACGGATTCCGGGTACATAACTTCATTCCCGGCGGCTACCATCTGGAGATGGAGCGCATGACGCCATTTATTTTGTTGGATTACAACTCCAAATATACTTTCGAACCCTCCGAACGCCCGCTGGGCGTCGGCGTACATCCGCACCGGGGTTTCGAGACCGTGACCATCGCCTACAAGGGGCGCGTGGAGCACCACGACAGTCACGGCGGCGGAGGTATCATCGGCGAAGGCGACGTACAATGGATGACAGCCGCCGGAGGCGTGCTGCACAAGGAGTACCACGAAAAGGAGTGGAGCCGTCAGGGCGGCGAGTTCCAGATGGTGCAGCTATGGGTCAATCTGCCCGCTGCCGACAAGATGTCGCAGCCCAAATACCAGGCGATCACCAACGCCATGATGGGCAAGGTGCAGCTTGCGGACGGAAAGGGAACGGTCGAAGTGATCGCCGGAGAATACGACGGCGTCTGCGGACCGGCTTCGACCTTCACGCCGATCCACCTCTATAACCTCCGGCTCAAACGGGGCGGGAAGGTCGGCCTTTCGTTTCCGGCGGAGTACAACACGGGGCTGCTGGTCATCGAGGGTTCGGTGCGCGTGAACGGCGAAGAAGCGCCTACGGACCATTTCGTGCTGATGGACAACGATGGCGAAGCGTTCGAAGTGGAGGCCGGTGAGGATGCCGTCGTACTCGTGCTGAGCGGGGAGCCGATCCGAGAACCCATCGCGGTTCACGGCCCCTTCGTGATGAACACCCGCGAGGAGTTGATACAGGCATTCGACGACTTCAACAGAGGGAGGTTCGGACACCTCGAAGATTGA
- a CDS encoding S1/P1 nuclease: MKRITVLFLLISTAGIHFAYGWGDKGHSIIAAIADRHLTPKARKSLQSVLTHPLVYYASWMDNIRKNPLYSETASWHYANVDEGESYETMPKNPDGDVYTQTVMIIERLKERNLDDSLRTLYTKFLIHMVGDMHCPMHTGRLTDLGGNRFSVKWFGSPTNLHTVWDEKLLESAHRWSYTEWSENIDVADEKERVAIVAGIPQAWMNQCVDICKKIYLNAEENSDYSYEYIHENIEIVETQLLRAGYRLAALLNEIYQ; the protein is encoded by the coding sequence ATGAAACGTATCACCGTTCTCTTCCTTTTGATTTCCACCGCAGGAATTCATTTCGCCTACGGATGGGGCGACAAAGGACATTCGATCATTGCCGCCATCGCCGACCGCCATCTGACTCCCAAAGCCCGCAAGAGCTTGCAATCCGTGTTGACTCATCCGCTGGTGTACTACGCATCGTGGATGGACAATATCCGGAAAAATCCGCTCTATTCCGAAACAGCCTCCTGGCACTATGCCAATGTGGACGAAGGCGAGAGTTACGAAACTATGCCCAAGAATCCGGACGGAGATGTCTATACGCAAACGGTCATGATTATAGAGCGTTTGAAAGAACGGAATCTGGACGACAGTCTCCGAACGCTTTATACGAAATTTCTGATCCACATGGTGGGAGACATGCACTGCCCGATGCACACGGGACGGCTGACCGATCTGGGCGGCAACCGATTTTCCGTGAAATGGTTCGGCAGTCCGACCAATCTACATACCGTCTGGGATGAGAAACTGCTCGAATCCGCCCACCGGTGGAGCTATACGGAATGGAGCGAAAACATAGATGTCGCGGATGAAAAGGAGCGGGTAGCCATCGTTGCAGGTATCCCACAGGCATGGATGAACCAATGCGTGGATATTTGCAAAAAGATTTATCTGAACGCAGAGGAAAACAGCGATTACTCCTACGAATACATCCATGAAAATATCGAAATCGTCGAGACTCAGCTGTTACGGGCCGGATACCGTCTGGCGGCCTTGCTGAATGAGATTTACCAATAA
- a CDS encoding glycosyltransferase family 87 protein: protein MTPFALRIKKFFLTPQNLYLLGFLCVFALTFLDVSRGRHFNFLIFHDSTIDFWRHINPYGAEWAAAHHDYFLYGPLFSVLFAPFAFLPDWLGPFVWNLFNYSLYFAAVFTLPDKYTLDQKCRMFLYTFLILATTLYSFQYNVAVAYLFVFAFSLLERGRAFWAVVLILVSGFTKVYGIFELGLLLCYPRFWRNMGYVLVVSLLFFLLPLLNLHYSELLPYYQSWVDGLTQHKDTRTWQTIFFLRPFFHGMPSYGMWIQIGAITALAGLLIANFRRWGQFVFRVQSLAVLMGWVILFSNSAEKHTYVIALLGYLLWYWSRRPQTIDKVLFWANFIVLVIVPVDLICPPRVMLFLTETLQLNLWLFIVTWGRMCYVTFLRDSSVAELPSGGCASNSDEH, encoded by the coding sequence ATGACACCTTTTGCTTTGCGCATCAAGAAATTTTTCCTCACTCCCCAAAACCTGTATCTTCTGGGGTTTTTATGTGTATTCGCACTCACTTTTCTGGACGTGTCGCGGGGAAGACATTTCAATTTTCTGATTTTCCATGATTCCACAATCGACTTCTGGCGCCATATAAATCCCTACGGGGCGGAGTGGGCGGCTGCGCACCACGATTATTTTCTGTACGGGCCTCTGTTCTCTGTGCTGTTCGCTCCGTTCGCCTTCCTGCCCGACTGGCTGGGGCCCTTCGTATGGAATTTGTTCAACTATTCCCTTTATTTTGCGGCCGTGTTTACACTGCCGGATAAATATACGTTGGACCAGAAGTGCAGGATGTTCCTTTATACTTTTCTGATACTGGCTACGACGCTCTATTCGTTTCAGTATAATGTGGCGGTCGCCTACCTGTTCGTTTTTGCCTTTTCCCTGCTGGAACGGGGGCGGGCGTTCTGGGCAGTCGTTCTGATTCTCGTATCCGGATTTACGAAAGTTTACGGTATTTTCGAGCTCGGTTTGTTACTCTGCTATCCCCGTTTCTGGCGGAATATGGGCTATGTTTTGGTCGTATCTCTGCTCTTTTTCCTGCTTCCGCTGCTGAATCTGCACTATTCGGAACTGTTGCCGTATTATCAGAGCTGGGTGGACGGTTTGACCCAGCATAAGGACACCCGTACGTGGCAGACGATCTTTTTTCTCCGTCCGTTCTTTCACGGGATGCCCTCCTATGGTATGTGGATTCAGATAGGAGCGATAACCGCATTAGCCGGGCTGTTGATCGCCAATTTCCGCCGGTGGGGACAGTTCGTTTTCCGCGTTCAGTCGTTGGCCGTACTGATGGGTTGGGTGATTCTGTTCAGCAATTCGGCCGAAAAGCATACATACGTGATCGCATTGTTGGGATATCTGCTCTGGTATTGGAGCCGTCGTCCTCAGACGATCGACAAGGTGCTTTTCTGGGCGAATTTCATTGTGTTGGTCATCGTACCTGTCGATCTGATATGCCCGCCCCGGGTGATGCTTTTTTTGACTGAAACACTTCAGCTCAATTTGTGGCTTTTCATCGTAACCTGGGGCAGAATGTGCTATGTCACTTTTCTCAGAGATTCCTCGGTGGCGGAATTGCCGTCGGGCGGTTGTGCCTCAAATTCTGATGAACACTAA
- the rho gene encoding transcription termination factor Rho, protein MQDKEALESKSLVQLREIGRSLGIKAQMRKSDLIARILELSAAAPKESQENDSTVSNRNDVREQAVSEAAPEPKRRGRRPKINFVRVGGEPHTTQDADMQNAPVSSEPTIPVPDASEKAEERPIAEPTDNLRKTEKRRPNQTAQEKRFNRRKNRDNATGSGPATSDQAETRPAEGESNLFSNINLPAEEVQQTDTIPEMQGQPAEPSRPAVQNPANQDRGKKKNQQNRQQETQREPKEEYLGVVEGEGVLEVMPDGYGFLRSADYNYLNSPDDIYVSPAQIKSFGLKPGDTVHGTIRPPKEGEKYFPLVSVDRINGLNPEGVRDRVQFEFMTPLFPSEKFNLTGNGHNNLSTRVVDLFSPIGKGQRGLIVAQPKTGKTMLLQAVANAIADNHPEVYLIVLLIDERPEEVTEMARNVKAEVIASTFDEQAARHVKVAEMVLDKAKRMVECGHDVVILLDSITRLARAYNTVQPASGKVLSGGVDANALHKPKRFFGAARDTEERGSLTIIATALIDTGSKMDEVIFEEFKGTGNMELQLDRKLANKRIYPAVDIIASGTRREDLLLSKEVLQKIWILRRHFSDMTSVEAMEELKKHLEGTRSNEELLITMNR, encoded by the coding sequence ATGCAAGATAAAGAGGCATTAGAAAGTAAAAGTCTCGTTCAACTACGTGAAATAGGCCGCAGTCTCGGCATTAAGGCCCAGATGCGGAAAAGCGATCTGATCGCCCGGATACTGGAGCTTTCGGCAGCGGCTCCGAAAGAGTCGCAAGAAAACGATTCGACCGTATCGAACAGGAACGATGTCCGTGAACAGGCTGTATCAGAAGCCGCTCCGGAGCCCAAACGCCGGGGACGGCGCCCTAAAATCAATTTTGTAAGGGTAGGGGGCGAACCCCATACGACTCAGGATGCCGACATGCAAAATGCTCCTGTTTCTTCCGAGCCGACCATTCCCGTACCTGACGCATCGGAGAAAGCAGAAGAACGTCCGATAGCCGAACCGACCGACAATCTCCGGAAAACGGAGAAGCGGCGTCCCAACCAGACGGCGCAGGAAAAACGATTCAACCGCAGGAAAAACAGGGATAACGCAACCGGATCGGGACCTGCGACTTCCGATCAGGCGGAAACCCGCCCGGCCGAGGGAGAAAGCAACCTGTTTTCCAATATCAACTTGCCGGCTGAAGAGGTTCAACAGACCGATACGATCCCTGAAATGCAGGGACAGCCGGCCGAACCCTCTCGCCCTGCCGTTCAGAACCCGGCCAATCAGGATCGGGGGAAAAAGAAGAATCAGCAGAACAGACAACAGGAAACCCAGCGGGAGCCCAAAGAAGAATATCTGGGCGTCGTAGAGGGAGAAGGCGTGCTGGAAGTAATGCCCGACGGTTACGGGTTTCTTCGCTCGGCCGATTACAACTATCTGAATTCCCCCGACGACATCTATGTCTCTCCGGCCCAGATAAAATCGTTCGGACTCAAGCCCGGCGACACGGTACACGGAACGATCCGCCCTCCGAAAGAGGGTGAAAAATATTTTCCGCTGGTCTCGGTGGATAGAATCAACGGGCTTAATCCGGAAGGGGTACGGGACCGCGTACAGTTCGAATTCATGACCCCGCTTTTCCCCTCCGAAAAGTTCAATCTGACCGGCAACGGACACAACAACCTCTCCACGCGGGTGGTGGACCTGTTCTCCCCGATCGGCAAGGGCCAGCGAGGGCTGATCGTGGCCCAACCCAAAACGGGTAAGACCATGTTGCTGCAGGCGGTAGCCAATGCGATCGCGGACAACCATCCGGAAGTCTATCTGATCGTACTGCTGATCGACGAACGTCCCGAGGAGGTGACGGAAATGGCCCGCAATGTCAAGGCAGAAGTAATCGCATCCACGTTCGACGAACAGGCCGCCCGGCATGTCAAAGTGGCGGAAATGGTACTCGACAAGGCCAAGCGAATGGTGGAGTGCGGACACGACGTCGTGATTCTGCTCGACTCCATCACCCGTCTGGCCAGGGCCTACAACACGGTACAGCCGGCATCGGGCAAAGTGCTCTCCGGCGGCGTCGACGCCAATGCCCTGCACAAACCCAAGCGTTTCTTCGGAGCGGCCCGAGACACCGAAGAGAGGGGCTCGCTGACGATCATCGCCACCGCACTGATCGACACCGGATCGAAAATGGACGAGGTTATTTTCGAAGAGTTCAAGGGAACCGGCAACATGGAACTCCAGCTCGACCGTAAACTGGCCAATAAACGTATCTATCCGGCGGTGGACATCATCGCATCGGGAACCCGCCGCGAAGACCTGCTGCTGAGCAAAGAGGTGCTCCAGAAAATTTGGATTCTACGCCGTCACTTCTCGGACATGACCTCCGTCGAAGCTATGGAAGAGTTGAAGAAACATCTGGAAGGGACCCGAAGCAACGAGGAATTGCTGATTACGATGAACCGGTAA